The Anaplasmataceae bacterium AB001_6 genome has a segment encoding these proteins:
- a CDS encoding aminopeptidase P family protein — protein MVILKMLKKLIEILISHDVDYFILPINDESFFEYVPDYNNRIKFVTKFTGSNAFIILSVIGKNLFFTDSRYILQAKKEIDLSEWDIFNFSDKNPYEFINNVNYKVGFDPKIIDYRKISDLKCQFIAFDKNPIDDLRSFASEISFKIFNFDIKYSGLKSLDKIKKFSLPKPIFINQSDSICWLLNLRGNQFAYTPIFFCYAILYPDCKIDLFIDKKNASIENELESHISVFDFVELEDRVKNINTIFLINNEISSYVYEMINNNVKTILFLDDDIISNAQCIKNSVEINGMRLAHVKDGIACTKFLHWLDENKKNKKIKLSESIIADKIFSFRVLDKDFFYESFSTISAYNENGALIHYNHINNNMGSDIQDEGLLLLDSGGQYHCGTTDITRTISIGNQPTEEQKFHYTIVLKGMIALSRMIFPKKTKCYSLDAIARQFLWQYGLNYQHGTGHGIGCFLSVHECPPSFSSNTILQEGMLISNEPGVYFKEKYGIRIENILLVKSSKYEDFLEFENLTRVPLDINLIDFNLLDDNEKYWIYDDAIKIKKLIFVYLEEKEQYFINNYVTNLSKFISKKEL, from the coding sequence ATGGTAATCTTAAAAATGTTAAAAAAATTAATAGAAATTTTGATATCTCATGATGTTGATTATTTTATTTTACCGATAAATGATGAAAGTTTTTTTGAATATGTTCCAGATTATAATAATAGGATAAAATTTGTTACTAAATTTACAGGATCCAATGCTTTTATTATATTATCAGTTATTGGTAAAAATCTGTTTTTTACAGATTCTAGATATATACTGCAAGCAAAAAAAGAGATTGATTTATCAGAATGGGATATTTTTAATTTTTCTGATAAAAATCCATATGAATTTATTAATAATGTAAATTATAAAGTTGGATTTGATCCAAAAATAATAGATTACAGGAAAATAAGTGACCTAAAATGTCAATTTATAGCTTTTGATAAAAATCCTATAGATGATTTACGTTCTTTTGCATCTGAAATATCTTTCAAGATTTTTAATTTTGATATTAAATATTCTGGTTTAAAATCCTTAGATAAAATTAAAAAATTTTCTTTACCCAAGCCAATTTTTATTAATCAATCAGACAGTATATGTTGGTTATTAAATTTACGTGGTAATCAATTTGCATATACACCAATATTTTTCTGTTATGCAATTTTATATCCAGATTGCAAAATAGATTTATTTATAGATAAGAAAAATGCTTCTATTGAAAATGAATTAGAGAGTCATATTAGTGTTTTTGATTTTGTAGAATTAGAAGATAGAGTTAAGAATATCAACACTATTTTTCTTATTAATAATGAAATATCTTCATATGTATATGAGATGATAAATAATAATGTGAAAACAATATTATTTCTTGATGATGACATAATCAGTAATGCACAATGTATCAAGAATAGTGTGGAAATCAACGGTATGAGATTGGCGCATGTTAAAGATGGGATAGCATGTACAAAATTTCTTCATTGGTTAGATGAAAATAAAAAGAATAAAAAAATTAAATTATCTGAATCTATTATAGCTGATAAAATTTTCTCATTTCGTGTTTTAGATAAAGATTTTTTCTATGAAAGTTTTAGTACTATATCTGCTTATAATGAAAATGGAGCACTTATACATTACAATCATATTAACAATAATATGGGGTCTGATATACAAGATGAAGGATTGCTTTTACTAGATTCTGGTGGGCAATATCATTGTGGAACTACAGATATAACAAGAACTATATCTATAGGTAATCAACCTACTGAAGAGCAAAAATTTCACTATACAATTGTCTTAAAAGGGATGATAGCCTTATCTAGAATGATATTTCCTAAAAAAACCAAATGTTATTCATTAGATGCTATAGCAAGGCAATTTTTATGGCAATATGGTTTGAATTATCAGCATGGAACAGGCCATGGAATTGGATGTTTTTTATCAGTCCATGAATGTCCTCCTTCTTTTTCTTCTAATACTATTTTGCAAGAAGGTATGCTTATTTCTAATGAACCAGGTGTATATTTTAAAGAAAAATATGGTATTAGAATAGAGAATATCTTATTAGTGAAATCTTCAAAATATGAAGATTTTTTGGAATTTGAAAATTTAACAAGGGTTCCTTTAGATATTAATCTTATTGATTTTAATTTATTAGATGATAATGAAAAATATTGGATTTACGATGATGCCATAAAAATTAAAAAATTAATATTTGTTTACTTAGAAGAAAAGGAACAATATTTTATTAACAATTATGTAACTAATTTATCAAAATTTATTTCTAAAAAAGAATTATGA
- a CDS encoding heme A synthase: MVLLGGFTRLTGSGLSITEWKPVTGTIPPFSLKSWEFEFKKYKETPEFEFVNFNMEIGDFKRIYLIEYSHRLLGRLIFIIFIIPALYLLLKKNALAKNTSIAYISIFFIGLSQAFFGWYMVQSGLIDVPSVNHYRLSLHFMTAILIFCLLYNQLLNLYDISKYVYNDKKIFYWIITILFLVTIQSVYGTFVAGTKAGYIYNTFPLMSENAFIPEYTNNIKIPYDLFNDPGTIQFIHRLLGVAIVFSSFFVLYIIQKIMYKNFFYIFLFSIIVQFILGISTLLTKVNIFIALLHQSWLFLIISSAIFLIKCYKRK, encoded by the coding sequence ATGGTTTTATTGGGTGGTTTTACCAGATTAACTGGTTCTGGACTATCTATAACTGAATGGAAACCAGTTACAGGAACAATACCTCCTTTTTCTTTAAAAAGCTGGGAATTTGAATTTAAAAAATATAAAGAAACTCCTGAATTTGAATTTGTAAACTTCAATATGGAAATTGGAGATTTCAAACGCATATATCTTATTGAATATTCACATAGATTATTAGGAAGATTGATCTTTATAATATTCATTATCCCTGCCTTATATCTGCTATTAAAGAAGAATGCATTAGCAAAAAACACCTCTATAGCTTATATATCAATATTTTTTATAGGTTTATCACAAGCCTTTTTTGGATGGTATATGGTACAAAGCGGTTTAATTGATGTTCCATCTGTGAATCATTATAGACTCTCTTTGCATTTTATGACGGCAATTTTAATATTTTGCTTGTTATATAATCAGTTACTAAATTTATACGATATAAGTAAATATGTATACAACGATAAAAAAATATTCTATTGGATTATTACAATATTATTTTTAGTTACAATTCAATCTGTTTACGGAACGTTTGTTGCTGGCACAAAAGCCGGTTATATATATAATACCTTTCCTCTTATGTCAGAAAATGCGTTCATTCCAGAATATACAAATAATATAAAGATACCCTATGATTTATTCAATGATCCAGGGACGATACAATTTATCCATAGACTATTAGGTGTAGCAATTGTATTTTCTTCTTTTTTTGTTCTATATATTATTCAAAAAATCATGTATAAAAATTTTTTTTACATTTTTTTGTTTTCCATAATAGTCCAATTTATACTAGGTATTTCAACTCTATTGACAAAGGTAAATATATTTATTGCTTTATTGCATCAATCGTGGTTATTTTTGATAATATCATCTGCCATCTTTTTGATTAAATGTTATAAAAGAAAATGA
- the xth gene encoding exodeoxyribonuclease III, which produces MKIVSWNVNSIRSRIGILKYFIKDNNPDIILLQEIKCEEHQFPYEEIEDMNYNFVINGQKSYNGVAILSKFQIEECIKHIPNFIDQNNQARYIEALIYKDEFPVRVASIYVPNGRDITSEHFEYKLNFLDALYNYIYNSILKKSEIVIFGGDYNVAPEDIDVYDNKKMEGKIGFNILERQKLRSIINLGMYDAFRELNPKDNTYSWWDYRAKGFENNRGMRIDNMIVSPEAMNKVIKCNIYKNIRNMNKTSDHAPISCEIDI; this is translated from the coding sequence ATGAAAATAGTATCTTGGAATGTAAATTCGATTAGAAGTAGAATAGGTATACTAAAATATTTTATAAAAGATAACAATCCTGATATCATTTTATTACAAGAAATAAAATGTGAAGAACATCAATTTCCTTATGAAGAAATTGAAGATATGAATTATAATTTTGTCATCAATGGACAAAAATCCTATAATGGAGTTGCTATTTTATCTAAATTCCAAATAGAAGAATGCATAAAACATATTCCAAATTTTATAGATCAAAATAATCAAGCACGATATATAGAAGCACTGATTTATAAAGATGAATTTCCAGTCAGAGTAGCTAGTATATATGTCCCCAATGGTCGTGATATTACTTCCGAACATTTTGAATATAAATTAAATTTTCTAGATGCATTATATAATTACATATACAATTCTATCTTAAAAAAGAGCGAAATAGTAATATTTGGTGGAGATTATAATGTTGCACCAGAAGATATAGATGTATATGATAATAAAAAAATGGAAGGAAAAATAGGATTTAACATCCTTGAAAGGCAAAAATTACGTTCAATAATAAATTTAGGTATGTATGATGCTTTTAGAGAATTAAATCCTAAAGACAATACCTATAGCTGGTGGGATTATCGCGCAAAGGGTTTTGAAAATAATAGAGGAATGAGAATTGATAATATGATTGTATCACCTGAAGCAATGAACAAAGTGATAAAATGCAACATATATAAAAATATACGCAATATGAACAAAACGTCTGATCATGCACCTATATCTTGTGAGATAGATATATAA
- a CDS encoding DUF475 domain-containing protein: protein MDFSTEALYTFFIILFLELVLGADNIVFISFVVEKVKRPRLIAFIGLSFALIIRGLMLLFLDFFIKQSDNNVIYTLSVFDIIMLLGGGFLLYKAIIEIINFHFKKENNKIKVNKKSYKNSYYAFLEIIWIDFILSFDSIITAIAFTRNFEIIILAFAITMLFMVTIYSILLRFLSRYAFIRIIVFIFIGILGMKLILESLGIIMPRILFYLFLLCITILYFIMIYLRKKLKNK, encoded by the coding sequence ATGGATTTTTCTACTGAAGCTTTATATACTTTTTTTATTATATTATTTCTAGAATTAGTATTAGGTGCCGATAATATCGTTTTTATTTCTTTTGTTGTTGAGAAAGTTAAAAGACCTAGATTAATAGCATTTATTGGGTTATCTTTTGCTCTGATAATCCGTGGATTAATGTTGTTATTTTTAGATTTTTTTATTAAACAATCAGATAATAATGTTATCTATACTCTTTCTGTTTTTGATATCATAATGCTTTTAGGGGGAGGGTTTTTATTATATAAAGCAATTATTGAAATCATTAATTTTCACTTTAAGAAAGAAAATAATAAAATTAAGGTGAATAAAAAAAGTTACAAGAATTCGTATTATGCATTTTTAGAAATAATATGGATTGATTTTATATTATCTTTTGATTCAATTATCACTGCTATTGCTTTCACTCGAAATTTTGAAATTATCATATTAGCTTTTGCCATAACAATGTTGTTTATGGTTACAATTTATTCCATATTATTGAGATTTTTATCTCGTTATGCATTTATTAGAATAATTGTATTTATTTTTATTGGAATATTGGGAATGAAGTTGATTTTAGAGTCCTTGGGAATAATTATGCCTCGCATACTCTTTTATTTGTTCCTATTATGTATAACCATTTTGTATTTCATCATGATATATTTGAGAAAAAAATTAAAGAATAAATAA